Proteins encoded together in one Lathyrus oleraceus cultivar Zhongwan6 chromosome 5, CAAS_Psat_ZW6_1.0, whole genome shotgun sequence window:
- the LOC127083833 gene encoding E3 ubiquitin-protein ligase SDIR1 isoform X1, which produces MSFVFRGARGDIENGFPGFMPERRALRVHAARPSNSNSLTFLVTVLLLFMILNSHQMSPNFLLWLVLGVFLMATMLRMYATCQQLQAQAQAHAAAASGLLGHTELRLHMPPSIALASRGRLQGLRLQLALLDREFDDLDYETLRALDSDNVSTAPSMTEEEINALPVHKYKVSVPQKSNSLVPQASPSTSAEQKTQDNSNAAGNSKASDDDLTCSVCLEQVNVGDVLRSLPCLHQFHANCIDPWLRQQGTCPVCKFRAGSGWNDGGHNDIADMV; this is translated from the exons ATGAGTTTTGTTTTTCGAGGAGCAAGAGGTGATATAGAAAATGGGTTTCCAGGATTTATGCCCGAGAGGCGTGCATTG CGTGTTCATGCAGCACGTCCTAGTAATTCCAACTCACTCACTTTTCTCGTAACAG TTCTCCTGTTATTCATGATACTGAACTCCCACCAGATGTCACCAAATTTTCTG CTCTGGCTAGTGCTTGGTGTTTTTTTGATGGCTACAATGCTAAGGATGTATGCGACATGTCAACAGCTTCAAGCCCAGGCCCAAGCTCATGCAGCAGCAGCCAGTGGCCTTCTTGGCCACACAGAACTACGGTTGCATATGCCTCCATCGATAGCACTTGCAAGCCGAGGGCGTCTGCAGGGTCTCAGACTTCAGCTGGCACTTCTTGATCGGGAGTTTGATGATCTAG ATTATGAAACTTTAAGAGCTCTGGATTCGGATAATGTTTCTACTGCACCTTCTATGACTGAAGAAGAGATAAATGCTCTTCCAGTTCACAAATACAAGGTTTCTGTTCCCCAAAA AAGTAATTCCTTAGTGCCACAAGCATCGCCATCCACTTCCGCTGAG CAGAAAACGCAGGATAATTCAAATGCGGCTGGAAACTCAAAAGCCTCAGATGATGATCTCACCTGCAGTGTATGCTTGGAGCAGGTTAATGTTGGAGATGTACTTCGTAGCTTGCCCTGCCTGCATCAG TTTCATGCTAATTGCATTGATCCTTGGTTGCGGCAACAAGGGACGTGCCCTGTTTGCAAATTTCGAGCAGGATCTGGGTGGAATGACGGTGGACATAATGATATCGCAGACATGGTTTGA
- the LOC127083833 gene encoding E3 ubiquitin-protein ligase SDIR1 isoform X2, translated as MSFVFRGARGDIENGFPGFMPERRALRVHAARPSNSNSLTFLVTVLLLFMILNSHQMSPNFLLWLVLGVFLMATMLRMYATCQQLQAQAQAHAAAASGLLGHTELRLHMPPSIALASRGRLQGLRLQLALLDREFDDLDYETLRALDSDNVSTAPSMTEEEINALPVHKYKVSVPQKSNSLVPQASPSTSAEKTQDNSNAAGNSKASDDDLTCSVCLEQVNVGDVLRSLPCLHQFHANCIDPWLRQQGTCPVCKFRAGSGWNDGGHNDIADMV; from the exons ATGAGTTTTGTTTTTCGAGGAGCAAGAGGTGATATAGAAAATGGGTTTCCAGGATTTATGCCCGAGAGGCGTGCATTG CGTGTTCATGCAGCACGTCCTAGTAATTCCAACTCACTCACTTTTCTCGTAACAG TTCTCCTGTTATTCATGATACTGAACTCCCACCAGATGTCACCAAATTTTCTG CTCTGGCTAGTGCTTGGTGTTTTTTTGATGGCTACAATGCTAAGGATGTATGCGACATGTCAACAGCTTCAAGCCCAGGCCCAAGCTCATGCAGCAGCAGCCAGTGGCCTTCTTGGCCACACAGAACTACGGTTGCATATGCCTCCATCGATAGCACTTGCAAGCCGAGGGCGTCTGCAGGGTCTCAGACTTCAGCTGGCACTTCTTGATCGGGAGTTTGATGATCTAG ATTATGAAACTTTAAGAGCTCTGGATTCGGATAATGTTTCTACTGCACCTTCTATGACTGAAGAAGAGATAAATGCTCTTCCAGTTCACAAATACAAGGTTTCTGTTCCCCAAAA AAGTAATTCCTTAGTGCCACAAGCATCGCCATCCACTTCCGCTGAG AAAACGCAGGATAATTCAAATGCGGCTGGAAACTCAAAAGCCTCAGATGATGATCTCACCTGCAGTGTATGCTTGGAGCAGGTTAATGTTGGAGATGTACTTCGTAGCTTGCCCTGCCTGCATCAG TTTCATGCTAATTGCATTGATCCTTGGTTGCGGCAACAAGGGACGTGCCCTGTTTGCAAATTTCGAGCAGGATCTGGGTGGAATGACGGTGGACATAATGATATCGCAGACATGGTTTGA